The window aattaaaaaaatggtgCCCACTTTGTGCTTGCTTATTTTGCATTATAATGTACATCAGAGATTAACATGTTTTACCCCACACACTTTGTCCACTAAAGGGTTTAACTGAGCTACACAGAAAAGGACTTGAGGGAGAAAATTGAGCAGGTTAGCATTCTGCTGAAAACATCTAAAGAGCATTAAACATTCAATTACATTACCATCATGATTCACATGCGCAACAATAGGAATTTCCTGCACACTCTGATCATTGACTAATTCAGTCAAGCAACCACCTCCTATTTTCTCTGGATAATGGCATTGAAATTTGCTTTCAGTAAGCAGATATTAACAATGCCATTGTAGTATACAATGAAACAACAGTGTCATGCAGAATAGGGAATTAAAAAGCTATACATGTTCCTTACTGGACATAAATAAGGTCAACATCACTTTCAATGTATGCACATTCCAGCATTAGAGGTTGTATATAAAGGCTCCTCTAACTGAGTTTTATAGCTACCAGCTCTAGTGTTAAACTCCATCCAAAATGGGAAAGGTAAGTggaagattgtattgtattgtatgtctttatttatatagcgccattaatgtacatagcccttcacagtagtaatacatgtggtaatcaaataaatagcagatcatgggaataagtgctttagacataaaagtaacattaaggaagaggagtccctgccccgaggagcttacagtctaattggtaggtagggagaacgtacagagacagtaggagggagttctggtaagtgcgtctgcagggggccaagctttgagtatcatgtgttcagaatatccacagtgctattcatatgcttctttaagcaagtgtgtcttaaggtgggtcttaaaggtggatagagagggtgctagtcgggtactgaggggaagggcattccagaggtgtggggcagtcagtgaaaaaggtttaaggtgggagagggctttagatacaaagggggtagaaagaagacattcttgagaagaacgcaagagtctggatggtgcataagaTGTACTGTATAGATATATTTTGTGCATGTACcgtacaatacaataaaaacaatgaaaGGAAAGGAAATGAAACACTAGACAATAACAGAGGAATAGACAGATGTAAATGAACTCTTACAGTGACTTACAAATCCCTCTAGACGAGgactatttaaccctttcactgtcagCGTGGCATTTCAGCCAAGAAGCTTAAAGGACCATTACTTCAAATTGCTAATTGTTTAAGTACAGATGTTTGTGTTTTGATTATTTTGATTGGCCTAATTTGAGTCTTCTCTAGATTTCATAATGAGTACATTTCCAAGATTGACTTTCTGCTGGTGGCTACATGaaatgtacagtaagatacagcaCTTGCTGAAAAAGAGTAATACATTGCATGCAGATAGTCAAACAGGGAGGTAAATGTTACATCAGACCAGTGTTTAACCCTGAAGCAATGACAAATAAAGCAAGCACAGAGATGCAAAAAAATGATAACATTTATTGTAACGTGTATTGTTGATTTTCTCCTAACTCCTATTGCTACTTTCAATTCAGAGACTGATCTATACAAGACTAAATAAGTACTGGGATAAAATTACCTAGCCAGACACATTGTGAAAATAAATTTTTAGCGTTTATTTAAAACCATATAGAAAAAGCATTGAGGTGTGCTGCTACCCCAATTAACCAATGCTGCAGTTAATTTCCACTTGTTTAATAAGCATGTGTTGCTATATCCGGAAGAACAATTATATACAGGAGCATGTAAGCAAATAAACCCCTAGTTGGAGCGTGGTTCCGGcgttgctgtggagggttttctGTGAGAGGTTATgaaacccacccagaccccataaCAGCTTCGCAACTATATGACCCACGAACCTGGGGATGCTCCAAgaataataaaatgaatgaataaacTCACTTTGTCTTCTTTTTTCATCCGGCTTGTAGTCCTTGCGTGCACCAGGCTGAGAGGAAATGCAGATAGAAAGACCTCACCGGGGAGGAGATAACAGCGGGCACGGCCGTGCAACAGATCACAGAGGCTGGGCTgcgcaaaaaatctttattctgtCATGGAGacctttgacaaaggcccttggcggctgaaacgcgttagaggtgcgggggggggggggctgttttcccctctctctctttttaaacctccatgacagaataaagattttttgcacAGCCCAGCCTCTGTGATCTGTTGCACGGCCGTGCCCGCTGTTATCTCCTCCCCGGTGAGGTCTTTCTATCTTTATTTAAAACCATAATTAAATTGATACATATGCTAGTCTAGACCGAAAGAGCAGTTATTTTCTCAGAGCAGGCAAATTACAGCCTAAAACGATGACACTTCTCTCCTTGCAGATCATTTTCTACGAGGACAAAGGCTTCCAAGGCCGCTCCTATGAGTGTGGTGCCGACTGCACAGATCTTTCTTCATACTTTAGCCGCTGCAACTCCATCCGTGTTGAAAATGGAAACTGGGTACTCTATGAACATCCCAACTATAAGGGACACCAGTACTACCTTAGGAGAGGAGAATACCCTGACTTCCAGCAATGGATGGGTTTCAATGACTCCATCAGATCCTGTCATTTGACCCCTCAAGTGAGTTTTGTTTGAATCTATTTGTAATATTTCTTTGTTGAATTAAGCGGATTTATCATGTATGTATTACATCTACTAAAAGGTCTCTAAGCCTATTAGCTCAAATTCTATCTATTGGTATGTAATTCACATTGGCCAATAGTATTTGACTATTTTTGCCTAAACAGTTAATATCTATTGAGTTTACTTAGGTCTACTGTAATATGGTATTTTAATGCTGTAACAGAACAAAGGGCTGTACCTCAAAACTTTGTAGCACTTATTGGGCCTTCTTTCTATCATACTAGTGTTTGATGTTTCCTTTCTTCTTATTTTCATACTCACAGGCATTTCGTACTCACATGCTCATACAGGGCATTTAGGAATGTCTGTCTTCCTATATGGAGGTCCAACATTGAATACTgcttctgtgtatgtgtgcaggaATCTTCTTTTTAGTAATATGCAGCCTTTATCCACAGAGGTGAAGCACCAGACAGTAATCTGGTCAAGAGGAAAACCTCAATCAAAGATCAAACTATTGTAAACTCTAATGTTTGCACTATCTATCTATTTGCTAAATGTAGCTCCTGTTCAGTTATACTGTAATATGCTTTTTCAGATTTACAGTTAGTTCGTATTGAAGTTGCTGGTTTGATGCATTGCCATATCAAATGTCAATAAACACATTCATGCTGTGTATAAAATAAGACGTTTGTAATTAAACTACTAATTAAATTGAAAACCTTTCTACTATGACCATTTAATATTATTAAAGGTGACTATATTGCTATTACGTTAACTGAGATATTATTTATAgattacattttaaaatgtttgCACTAGAAGCAAATATTCAGTGCTAGAAAATCAGTACATGAGTTTCTTTGCAATTaataattttcctttttttttaaagcaccgtGGTCCTTTCATAATCAGAGTTTATGAGAGAGAAGACTTCAAAGGTCAGATGATGGAGTTCACTGAAGATTGCccacatgtctttgaacaattcCATTACAATGACATCCACTCCTGCAATGTGCTCGATGGTCAGTGGGTGTTCTATGAGGAACCCAACTACAGGGGTCGTCAGTATTACCTGAAACCTGGAGAGTACAAGAGATACAATGAATGGGGTTCCATGAACTCCAGAGTTGGCTCCTTCAGACGTGTACAGCATATGTATTAAAAATCTTGAAATACTAAATTATCAATTTCTCTTTCTAACAACTCAATAAAATTGTGCAGTACATCTATTATCTTTGTGACtgtttttttaattcaaacaAAGAAATATTTTGATAAGAAATGAACTCAGTTATTTGCTTTGGTTTTTAATATGGTAATATGGATTATGAtcaatatttatatttacatcttGCCTCGCATAGACCAAGTAAGTAACActtttaaaatgtgagacaataAGTGATGTAATAGAATTGCTTCAATAATCACTCTGAAATTTAACAACAAAAGTTGATACGGACCAACACAGTAAAGTTATTATACTGTGTAAGATAGTTATGTTGTGTGCACTGAAATTACAGCATAATTATCAATAATTCAGTGTACCTGATCCAGGCTACTTACTGTAGTCACATTCACACCTTGAAATCCATTAAGAATTTGAAAGGCAGGGATACAAATGTGAAATGTGCCACTTACTGTACACTTACATTGCACTATTTTGGTCCTACAGTATCTGCTTTTCCCCACTTACATTGCACTATTTTGGTCCTACAATATCTGCTTTTCCAGACTATACAAGCTAAATTCAACAATAACAAACTTCCTATAATATGCTGTTGAGCCCCATCTCCAGTATAGTCTTATATAATTATGTCATAGGTTTAAAACCTTTTATGCTGCCCAAATATTTGGCAATATAAAGCAATGTTGGGTTATACTACACTCTGGGTTCATCGTAATCATTTACAAGAGAAAAAGGATACAGTACCAACAAAATCCATTAGTGATAATTCCAAATGCTTTAGATAACAAAttaaatgtactgcaccgacacactttattcgagcaaatacccggtatgtacctggcagatacctggaatgcgccgctcctcacctctgacaagccccgttgcatttgccttcccagcctgggttcatgcctggctgacgggcggctgatctgttaaatgataatgattaggatttaataggctgcaatgcttcgcgtgtctaccagatggcataaattcatgaattgtaatgcagtatatatatatatatactgtgcagtattgcagccagcgggaataaaatgcttcaatccctgcctgaaaaatacctcaatgcactcgggca is drawn from Ascaphus truei isolate aAscTru1 chromosome 7, aAscTru1.hap1, whole genome shotgun sequence and contains these coding sequences:
- the LOC142499328 gene encoding gamma-crystallin-3-like isoform X2; protein product: MGKIIFYEDKGFQGRSYECGADCTDLSSYFSRCNSIRVENGNWVLYEHPNYKGHQYYLRRGEYPDFQQWMGFNDSIRSCHLTPQHRGPFIIRVYEREDFKGQMMEFTEDCPHVFEQFHYNDIHSCNVLDGQWVFYEEPNYRGRQYYLKPGEYKRYNEWGSMNSRVGSFRRVQHMY
- the LOC142499328 gene encoding gamma-crystallin-3-like isoform X1; its protein translation is MTLLSLQIIFYEDKGFQGRSYECGADCTDLSSYFSRCNSIRVENGNWVLYEHPNYKGHQYYLRRGEYPDFQQWMGFNDSIRSCHLTPQHRGPFIIRVYEREDFKGQMMEFTEDCPHVFEQFHYNDIHSCNVLDGQWVFYEEPNYRGRQYYLKPGEYKRYNEWGSMNSRVGSFRRVQHMY